The following proteins are co-located in the Castanea sativa cultivar Marrone di Chiusa Pesio chromosome 8, ASM4071231v1 genome:
- the LOC142606296 gene encoding uncharacterized protein LOC142606296, which translates to MGNDAMSKALRQISKSPLVRRINKAKLPRQFSQPTFTIYNRRTDHVEHVSHFNQKMVVHFGNEALMCKFFPSSLGLVAIRWFDALKEGSIGPFEELTMALGARFITCTRVPKLVDSLLPMAMREGETRKTYSDKYRETYNEIDGNCKDVAVKTSKVGLLTEHELRKSLTMKSASNMCQLMEHIDKYKRVKEDQIQGKGKAKMFPEKRDPRGGGYQGNRPRRDFPNQTSSTRAQLVNSLFKRPVYQILEKIKSEPYFKWPNKMGGDSSRRNQSLYCHYHQDKGHTTEDCRTLHDHLSKLVKAGKLNQFLHQPIGQFRHSGVKFHRGNVPWPALGTINVIFTKPRSDVGACSRVMSVGGGPDLDARDQAPKRAKVMVTPTLGFFKEDKEGTS; encoded by the coding sequence ATGGGGAATGATGCGATGAGTAAGGCCTTGCGGCAAATTTCTAAGTCACCTTTAGTTAGGAGAATTAATAAGGCCAAGCTCCCTCGTCAGTTTTCTCAGCCAACATTCACTATTTATAACAGGAGGACTGATCATGTGGAGCACGttagccactttaatcagaagATGGTAGTTCACTTTGGCAACGAAGCTCTAATGTGTAAATTTTTCCCTTCCAGCCTTGGACTTGTGGCTATACGTTGGTTTGATGCCTTAAAGGAGGGGTCAATAGGGCCTTTTGAGGAGCTGACAATGGCATTGGGGGCTAGATTCATAACATGCACCAGAGTCCCCAAGCTAGTAGATTCTTTGCTGCCTATGGCGATGAGAGAAGGAGAGACCCGCAAGACTTACTCGGATAAGTATAGGGAAACTTATAATGAAATAGATGGGAACTGTAAGGATGTGGCTGTGAAAACCTCTAAGGTTGGGCTCCTTACCGAGCATGAGTTGAGAAAGTCGTTGACAATGAAGTCCGCTTCGAACATGTGCCAGCTTATGGAGCATATTGATAAGTATAAGCGAGTAAAAGAGGACCAAATTCAGGGAAAAGGCAAGGCTAAGATGTTCCCGGAAAAAAGGGATCCTCGGGGAGGAGGATATCAGGGTAATCGCCCCAGGAGGGATTTCCCTAACCAGACATCATCCACAAGGGCTCAATTAGTCAATTCGCTGTTTAAAAGGCCAGTGTATCAGATACTAGAGAAGATAAAGAGTGAGCCTTATTTCAAGTGGCCTAACAAGATGGGTGGGGACTCATCCAGGAGAAACCAGAGCCTCTATTGCCATTACCATCAGGATAAGGGACATACTACGGAGGATTGTAGGACCCTGCATGATCATCTGAGCAAGTTGGTGAAGGCAGGGAAGCTTAATCAATTTTTACATCAGCCTATAGGGCAGTTTAGGCACTCAGGGGTTAAGTTTCATAGGGGTAATGTTCCTTGGCCAGCATTGGGCACTATTAATGTGATCTTTACCAAGCCAAGAAGTGATGTTGGGGCTTGTTCTAGGGTTATGTCTGTGGGTGGGGGCCCTGACCTAGATGCCAGAGATCAAGCTCCTAAAAGAGCTAAGGTCATGGTCACCCCTACCTTGGGTTTCTTTAAGGAGGACAAGGAAGGAACATCCtag